In Hirundo rustica isolate bHirRus1 chromosome 4, bHirRus1.pri.v3, whole genome shotgun sequence, a genomic segment contains:
- the TEF gene encoding thyrotroph embryonic factor isoform X1: MPGRAAHQETAAGGPEPTAAGGSGAAAAQQERRGLAGAFPLVLKKLMENPPREARLDKEKEKIKLEEDEAAAASTMAVSASLMPPIWDKTIPYDGESFHLEYMDLDEFLLENGIPSSPTHLDLNQNPLLPVAELEGKESAGASTGSPASSSSTAVYQSESASSTESPPQNERNTPSPIDPDCVEVEVNFNPDPADLVLSSVPGGELFNPRKHKFTEEDLKPQPMIKKAKKVFVPDEQKDEKYWTRRKKNNVAAKRSRDARRLKENQITIRAAFLEKENTALRTEVAELRKEVGRCKNIVSKYETRYGPFDLSDSE, from the exons ATGCCCGGCCGCGCCGCGCACCAGGAGACGGCGGCGGGAGGACCAGAGCCCACTGCagccggggggagcggggcggccgCCGCGCAGCAGGAGCGGCGGGGCCTGGCGGGCGCGTTCCCGCTGGTGCTGAAGAAGCTGATGGAGAACCCGCCGCGGGAGGCGCGCCTGG ataaagagaaggagaaaataaagcttGAAGAAgatgaggcagcagctgccagcactaTGGCAGTCTCAGCTTCCCTCATGCCACCCATTTGGGACAAAACTATTCCTTATGATGGCGAGTCTTTCCACCTGGAGTACATGGATCTGGATGAGTTCCTGCTGGAGAATGGAATTCCTTCCAGCCCTACTCACCTGGATTTGAACCAGAATCCGCTCTTGCCTgtggctgagctggaagggaaggaatcTGCTGGTGCTTCCACTGGTTCTCCTGCATCATCCTCTTCCACTGCAGTTTACCAATCTGAATCAGCCTCCAGCACAG AGTCCCCACcacaaaatgagagaaataCACCCAGCCCCATTGATCCTGACTGCGTAGAAGTTGAGGTGAATTTTAACCCTGATCCTGCTGATTTAGTGTTGTCCAGTGTGCCTGGTGGTGAGCTCTTCAATCCTCGCAAACACAAGTTTACTGAAGAGGACCTGAAACCACAACCTATGATTAAAAAAGCCAAGAAGGTTTTTGTCCCAGATGAGCAAAAG GATGAAAAATACTGGACAAGGCGAAAGAAGAATAATGTGGCAGCAAAGCGTTCCCGTGATGCTCGGCGATTAAAGGAGAATCAGATCACAATTCGGGCAGCCTttcttgagaaagaaaatacagccCTGAGGACGGAGGTGGCAGAGCTGCGCAAGGAAGTTGGACGATGCAAGAACATTGTTTCTAAATATGAGACCAGATACGGACCCTT TGACTTATCTGATTCCGAGTGA